In one window of Enterobacteriaceae endosymbiont of Plateumaris pusilla DNA:
- the hisF gene encoding imidazole glycerol phosphate synthase subunit HisF encodes MLAKRIIPCLDVYNDKVVKGVKFKNHKVVGDILTLAKKYSQDGADELVFYDITASIHNRSINKKWILQIAKIINIPFCVAGGIKSIDDASKILFLGAEKISINSPALDNPNLITQLSKHFGKQCIVIGIDSWYDINKKKYYVYKYTGDQNYIKITNWETSEWIKTVQELGAGEIVLNMMNQDGILNGYDLIQLKKMRKICKIPLIASGGAGCENHFYEVFHKNINVDGALAASVFHKNIINIKKLKNFLFKKNIEIRI; translated from the coding sequence ATGTTGGCAAAAAGAATTATTCCATGTTTAGATGTTTATAATGATAAAGTTGTTAAAGGAGTAAAATTTAAAAATCATAAAGTAGTTGGTGATATTTTAACTTTAGCTAAAAAATATTCACAAGATGGTGCAGATGAATTAGTATTTTATGATATTACTGCTTCTATTCATAATAGATCGATTAATAAAAAATGGATATTACAAATTGCAAAAATTATCAATATACCTTTTTGTGTTGCTGGAGGAATTAAATCAATAGATGATGCATCAAAAATATTATTTTTAGGTGCTGAAAAAATATCTATTAATTCTCCAGCATTAGATAATCCAAATTTAATTACTCAATTATCTAAACATTTTGGTAAACAGTGTATAGTTATAGGAATTGACTCCTGGTATGATATAAATAAAAAAAAATATTATGTTTATAAATATACAGGTGATCAAAATTACATTAAAATTACTAATTGGGAAACATCTGAATGGATTAAAACAGTACAAGAATTAGGAGCAGGTGAAATTGTATTAAATATGATGAATCAAGATGGCATACTAAATGGTTATGATTTAATTCAATTAAAAAAAATGAGAAAAATTTGTAAAATACCTTTAATTGCTTCTGGAGGTGCTGGATGTGAAAATCATTTTTATGAAGTATTTCATAAAAATATTAATGTTGATGGAGCATTAGCAGCATCAGTTTTTCATAAAAATATAATTAATATTAAAAAATTAAAAAATTTTTTATTTAAAAAAAATATAGAGATTAGAATATGA
- the hisA gene encoding 1-(5-phosphoribosyl)-5-[(5-phosphoribosylamino)methylideneamino]imidazole-4-carboxamide isomerase produces the protein MIIPAIDLIQGKVVRLLQGKFNSKYKYSFNPLFYIKNYINSGVKKIHIVDLDGAKYPKKKQIKLLKFIISHIKIPLQIGGGIRNQEDIDFIFNLTPISQIVIGSSAIQNFKTVKKWFKIYNPNKIILALDIKIDINKQKILFINGWQKNSNLNFEFVIEKFINIGLKNVLCTDISRDGTLSGPNIDLYSDITKKYPNIRFQASGGIHSLNDISNLKNSGVKDIIIGKAFLENKFTFKEANLCWQKELFHV, from the coding sequence ATGATAATTCCAGCAATAGATTTAATACAAGGAAAAGTTGTAAGATTATTACAAGGTAAATTTAATTCTAAATATAAATATTCTTTTAATCCTTTATTTTATATAAAAAATTATATTAATAGTGGAGTAAAAAAAATACATATAGTCGATTTAGATGGAGCTAAATATCCTAAAAAAAAACAAATTAAATTATTAAAATTTATAATATCTCATATTAAAATACCATTACAAATAGGTGGAGGAATTAGAAATCAAGAAGATATTGATTTTATATTTAATTTAACACCAATATCTCAAATTGTTATAGGATCTTCTGCAATTCAAAATTTTAAAACAGTAAAAAAATGGTTTAAAATATATAATCCTAATAAAATTATTTTAGCTTTAGATATAAAAATTGATATTAATAAACAAAAAATATTATTTATTAATGGATGGCAAAAAAATAGTAATTTAAATTTTGAATTTGTAATAGAAAAATTTATTAATATTGGATTAAAAAATGTATTATGTACCGATATATCTAGAGATGGAACATTATCTGGACCTAATATAGATTTGTATAGTGATATTACTAAAAAATATCCTAATATACGTTTTCAAGCATCTGGAGGTATTCATTCTTTAAATGATATAAGTAATTTAAAAAATAGTGGTGTAAAAGATATTATTATAGGTAAAGCATTTTTAGAAAATAAATTTACTTTTAAAGAGGCTAATTTATGTTGGCAAAAAGAATTATTCCATGTTTAG
- the hisH gene encoding imidazole glycerol phosphate synthase subunit HisH has translation MNIIIINTFSGNFFSLKSTIKKIGFYAKITNNPDIILNADKIFLPGVGSINSAMKKLKHDNLLNIIKCCKKDILGICLGMQLLGKYSQENQGVYTLGVFDIKVNLIQNKCLPIPHMGWNTVNYIDNQPLFKNIKQNSYFYFAHSYAMNINNYTVAYSNYVQLFSSVIQKNNFFGVQFHPECSGINGIQLIKNFLEM, from the coding sequence ATGAATATTATAATTATCAATACATTTTCTGGAAATTTTTTTTCTTTAAAATCTACTATTAAAAAAATAGGATTTTATGCAAAAATTACTAATAATCCAGATATAATTTTAAATGCTGATAAAATTTTTTTACCAGGAGTAGGATCAATAAATTCAGCAATGAAAAAATTAAAACATGATAATCTATTAAATATTATTAAATGTTGTAAAAAAGATATATTAGGTATTTGTTTAGGAATGCAATTATTAGGAAAATATAGTCAAGAAAATCAAGGAGTTTATACTTTAGGAGTATTTGATATTAAAGTAAATTTAATTCAAAATAAATGTTTACCTATACCTCATATGGGATGGAATACAGTAAACTATATTGATAATCAACCACTTTTTAAAAATATTAAACAGAATTCTTATTTTTATTTTGCTCATAGTTATGCTATGAATATTAATAATTATACAGTTGCTTATAGTAATTATGTTCAATTATTTAGTTCTGTAATCCAAAAAAATAATTTTTTTGGAGTACAATTCCATCCAGAATGTTCTGGAATAAATGGTATTCAATTAATTAAAAATTTTTTAGAAATGTAA
- the hisB gene encoding bifunctional histidinol-phosphatase/imidazoleglycerol-phosphate dehydratase HisB, with product MLNKVLFIDRDGTLISEPKDNYQIDNINKLIFEPNVILTLSKLKKFSYSLVIITNQDGLGTKNFPKKNFDIPHNFMVNIFKSQGIEFNDIFICPHYLQDNCICRKPKTNMLKSYLNNTLDKQNSYVIGDRLTDIELSKNIGIKGILYNKKTCNWKSILLKLTKNNRYARIKKNTKETSVLVELWLDKKGQSFINTGISFFNHMLEQIAIHGDFILNINVKGDLNIDDHHTVEDTALTLGLALSKALNNKKGINRFGFLLPMDDSLAECAIDLSGRPYLQYNAKFNSTKIGDFSTEMVKHFFYSLSYSMLCNIYLKVKGDNDHHKIESLFKAFGKSLNQAINIVNNKIPSSKGIL from the coding sequence ATGCTTAATAAAGTACTTTTTATTGATAGAGATGGAACTTTAATTTCAGAACCTAAAGATAATTATCAGATTGATAATATTAATAAATTAATATTTGAACCAAATGTTATTTTAACTTTATCAAAATTAAAAAAATTTTCTTATTCTTTAGTAATAATTACTAATCAAGATGGATTGGGTACAAAAAATTTTCCTAAAAAAAATTTTGATATTCCTCATAATTTTATGGTTAATATTTTTAAATCACAAGGTATAGAATTTAATGATATTTTTATATGTCCACATTATCTTCAAGATAATTGTATATGTAGAAAACCAAAAACAAATATGTTGAAATCATATTTAAATAATACTTTAGATAAACAAAATAGTTACGTAATAGGAGATCGTTTAACTGATATAGAGTTATCAAAAAATATAGGAATTAAAGGTATTTTATATAATAAAAAAACATGTAATTGGAAAAGTATTTTATTAAAATTAACAAAAAATAATAGATATGCAAGAATAAAAAAAAATACAAAAGAAACTTCAGTTTTAGTTGAATTGTGGTTAGATAAAAAAGGTCAAAGTTTTATTAATACTGGTATTAGTTTTTTTAACCATATGTTAGAACAAATAGCTATACATGGAGATTTTATTTTAAATATTAATGTAAAAGGAGATTTAAATATTGATGATCATCATACTGTAGAAGATACTGCATTAACATTAGGATTAGCTTTATCAAAAGCTTTGAATAATAAAAAAGGAATAAATAGATTTGGATTTCTATTACCTATGGATGATTCATTAGCTGAATGTGCTATTGATCTTTCTGGTAGACCTTACTTACAATATAATGCAAAATTTAATAGTACAAAAATTGGTGATTTTAGTACTGAAATGGTTAAACATTTTTTTTATTCTTTATCATATTCTATGTTATGTAACATATATTTAAAAGTGAAAGGTGATAATGACCATCATAAAATTGAAAGTTTATTTAAAGCCTTTGGTAAGTCATTAAATCAAGCAATTAATATTGTTAACAATAAAATTCCTAGTTCAAAAGGAATATTATAA
- the hisC gene encoding histidinol-phosphate transaminase, with product MKKKYFLDKNNNKYKTNINKIAKKNIINLIPYQSARLLDNSRFDHILLNANESPITPILKLTKNTFNRYPEPQPKRLIKNYSNYCGVNVANILVSRGADEGIELLIRTFCNYENDKILFFPPTYGMYQINAEILGIKYNAIKSLENWQLDLYTIKKNLDNVKIIYICNPNNPTGNLINENDIIELLEITQGKSIVVIDEAYIEFCVKYTIVHLIEKYSNLVILRTLSKAFSLAGLRCGFVLANEEIIHLLLKVIAPYPIPEPVADIAIQALNRKNLILMHNNVNKLINNKKLLVENLKKCHVVKNIFSSRTNYVLTKFFNSNYIFKALSKKGIIVRNQDHNIGLSNCLRISVGTNYETTRLISILQELSSY from the coding sequence ATTAAAAAGAAATATTTTTTAGATAAAAATAATAATAAATATAAAACTAATATAAATAAGATAGCTAAAAAAAATATTATTAATTTGATACCATATCAATCAGCAAGATTATTAGATAATAGTAGGTTTGATCATATTTTATTAAATGCTAATGAATCACCAATTACACCTATTTTAAAACTAACTAAAAATACATTTAATAGATACCCAGAACCTCAACCAAAAAGATTAATTAAAAATTATAGTAATTATTGTGGTGTAAATGTTGCTAATATATTAGTAAGTCGTGGTGCAGATGAAGGAATAGAATTATTAATTCGTACATTTTGTAATTATGAAAATGATAAAATATTATTTTTTCCTCCTACATATGGTATGTATCAAATCAATGCAGAAATTTTAGGTATAAAATATAATGCTATTAAAAGTTTAGAAAATTGGCAATTAGATTTATATACAATAAAAAAAAATTTAGATAATGTTAAAATTATTTATATTTGTAATCCTAATAATCCTACTGGAAATTTAATTAATGAAAATGATATAATTGAATTATTAGAAATTACACAAGGAAAATCTATTGTTGTTATTGATGAAGCATATATAGAATTTTGTGTAAAATATACAATAGTACATTTAATAGAAAAATATTCTAATTTAGTTATATTAAGAACTTTATCTAAAGCATTTTCTTTAGCTGGATTACGTTGTGGATTTGTTTTAGCTAATGAAGAAATTATTCATTTATTATTAAAAGTTATTGCTCCTTATCCTATTCCAGAACCTGTAGCAGATATAGCAATACAAGCGTTAAATCGTAAAAATTTAATTTTAATGCATAATAATGTTAATAAATTAATTAATAATAAAAAATTATTAGTAGAAAATTTAAAAAAATGTCATGTTGTAAAAAATATATTTTCTAGTAGAACTAATTATGTTTTAACTAAATTTTTTAATTCTAATTATATATTTAAAGCATTATCAAAGAAAGGAATAATAGTAAGAAACCAAGATCATAATATAGGATTATCTAATTGTTTAAGAATTTCTGTAGGAACAAATTATGAAACAACAAGATTAATTTCTATTTTACAAGAATTATCTTCTTATTAA
- the hisG gene encoding ATP phosphoribosyltransferase has protein sequence MLDNNRLRIAMQKSGRLSDDSRELLKKCGIKINLQQQRLIAFAENMPIDILMVRDDDIPGLIMERVVDLGIIGENVLEEEVLTRHSRGENANYLTLRRLDFGICRLSIAIPIDENYTGIKYLQNIRIATSYPNLLKRYLDSYGIQFKSCMLNGSVELAPRVGLADAICDLVSTGATLEANGVKEVEIIYASKACLIQRYGKIISIKQKLINKLLTRIQGVIKARESKYIMLHAPNKKLKEIIALLPGAEHPTILPLAGENNKVAMHMVSSETLFWETMEKLKLLGASSILVLPIEKMME, from the coding sequence ATGTTAGATAACAATCGTTTACGCATAGCTATGCAAAAATCTGGTCGTTTAAGTGATGATTCTCGTGAATTATTAAAAAAATGTGGTATTAAAATTAATTTACAACAACAACGGTTAATAGCTTTTGCAGAAAATATGCCGATTGATATCTTAATGGTACGTGATGATGATATACCAGGATTAATAATGGAAAGAGTTGTAGATTTAGGCATTATAGGAGAAAATGTTTTAGAAGAAGAAGTTTTAACTCGTCATTCTAGAGGAGAAAATGCCAATTACTTAACATTACGTAGGTTAGATTTTGGTATTTGTAGACTATCAATTGCAATACCTATTGATGAAAATTATACAGGTATTAAATATTTACAAAATATACGTATTGCTACATCATATCCAAATTTATTAAAAAGATATCTTGATAGTTATGGTATACAATTTAAATCTTGTATGTTAAATGGATCAGTAGAATTAGCTCCTAGAGTAGGTTTAGCAGATGCTATATGTGATTTAGTTTCTACTGGCGCTACATTAGAAGCAAATGGTGTAAAAGAAGTAGAAATAATATATGCTTCTAAAGCATGTCTTATACAACGTTATGGAAAAATAATAAGTATTAAACAAAAATTAATTAATAAATTATTAACTCGTATTCAAGGAGTAATTAAAGCTAGAGAATCAAAATATATTATGTTACATGCACCCAATAAAAAATTAAAAGAAATAATTGCTTTATTACCAGGTGCAGAACATCCAACAATATTACCTTTAGCTGGAGAAAATAATAAAGTTGCTATGCATATGGTAAGTAGTGAAACATTATTTTGGGAAACCATGGAAAAATTAAAATTACTTGGTGCTAGCTCAATTTTAGTTTTACCTATTGAAAAAATGATGGAGTAA
- the rnhA gene encoding ribonuclease HI produces the protein MYKNIKIFTDGSCIYNPGPGGYAAIIKYYSHEKIFTQGFFFTTNNRMELMASIIALESLKKHFNINIITDSKYLKKGITTWIHNWKKYGWMCSNKKPVKNIDLWKRLDLALINHNVNWYWIKGHAGNIENEKCDQLARFSAKNPNYQDVGYIIKK, from the coding sequence ATGTACAAAAATATAAAAATTTTTACTGATGGTTCTTGTATCTATAATCCAGGACCAGGAGGATATGCTGCTATAATAAAATATTATTCACATGAAAAAATTTTTACCCAAGGTTTTTTTTTTACTACAAATAATAGAATGGAATTAATGGCTTCTATTATAGCATTAGAATCTTTAAAAAAACATTTTAATATAAATATTATTACTGATAGTAAATATTTAAAAAAAGGTATAACTACTTGGATACATAATTGGAAAAAATATGGATGGATGTGTTCTAATAAAAAACCAGTAAAAAATATTGATTTATGGAAAAGATTAGATTTAGCATTAATTAATCATAATGTTAATTGGTATTGGATTAAAGGACATGCTGGAAATATTGAAAATGAAAAATGTGATCAATTAGCTCGTTTTTCTGCTAAAAATCCTAATTATCAAGATGTTGGATATATAATAAAAAAATAA
- the dnaQ gene encoding DNA polymerase III subunit epsilon, translating to MNKLNIRQIVLDTETTGINSSPPYYKGHRIIEIGGVEIINRRITGNNFHVYINPKKIISLEALNIHGITNKFLYDKPTFSQIINDFLDYINHSELIIHNAQFDIDFLNYEISLLKNNIPNIENICSIIDTLKISRKLFPGKRNSLNSLCSRFNIDKSNRNMHGALLDAKLLANVFLSMTSIQNSFILEFSKNHTIDKNNNIKKILIKKKLLVLHPTKEEYELHYLILDIIKKKCGFHLWN from the coding sequence ATGAATAAATTAAATATTCGTCAAATAGTTTTAGATACAGAAACAACAGGAATAAATTCTTCTCCTCCATATTATAAAGGACACCGTATTATAGAAATAGGTGGAGTAGAAATAATAAATCGTCGTATTACAGGAAATAATTTCCATGTATATATTAATCCTAAAAAAATAATAAGTTTAGAAGCATTAAATATTCATGGTATTACTAATAAATTTTTATATGATAAACCTACATTTAGTCAAATTATAAATGATTTTTTAGATTATATAAATCATTCTGAACTAATTATTCATAACGCTCAATTTGATATTGATTTTTTAAATTATGAAATATCTTTATTAAAAAATAATATACCTAATATTGAAAATATTTGTTCTATAATAGATACATTAAAAATATCTCGTAAATTATTTCCAGGTAAACGTAATTCTTTAAATTCATTATGTTCACGATTTAATATTGATAAAAGTAATCGTAATATGCATGGAGCTTTATTAGATGCTAAACTTCTAGCTAATGTTTTTTTATCTATGACTAGTATTCAAAATTCTTTTATATTAGAATTTTCAAAAAATCATACTATAGATAAAAATAATAATATAAAAAAAATATTAATAAAGAAAAAATTATTAGTATTACATCCTACTAAAGAAGAATATGAATTACACTATTTAATTTTAGATATTATTAAAAAAAAATGTGGTTTTCATTTATGGAATTAA
- a CDS encoding mechanosensitive ion channel domain-containing protein — translation MFIPYQLFHTLISSSILLTEFLIIRLFAKIIFNIFVVKKIDPIAIGFISNILKYIIMIFILISTLSNIGVRTSSIIAAFGTIGVVIGLAWQSTLSNLASGLLIITFRIFKIGDYITICNISGQVTKVEVFSTQLKTFDGIITLIPNGKILSDNISNLSRCHEYRNKITLGLSRLLISEDLNMIKKILLDTIYLDQRIIKNSKIVIILDEINNISINLTVFFWIRDFLYEKEICSDLTNIIKNNLELYKNSCVLWIHNN, via the coding sequence ATGTTTATTCCTTATCAATTATTTCATACATTAATATCCAGTAGTATTTTATTAACTGAATTCTTAATAATTCGTTTATTTGCAAAAATTATATTTAATATTTTTGTTGTTAAAAAAATAGATCCTATTGCTATAGGATTTATTTCAAATATTTTAAAATATATTATTATGATTTTTATTTTAATTAGTACATTAAGTAATATTGGTGTACGTACATCGTCAATAATTGCTGCTTTTGGTACAATAGGTGTTGTTATTGGTTTAGCTTGGCAAAGTACATTATCAAATTTAGCATCAGGATTATTAATTATTACTTTTCGTATATTTAAAATTGGTGATTATATAACTATTTGTAATATTAGTGGTCAAGTAACTAAAGTAGAAGTTTTTTCTACTCAATTAAAAACATTTGATGGTATTATTACATTGATACCTAATGGTAAAATATTATCTGATAATATCAGTAATCTTTCTCGATGTCATGAATATCGTAATAAAATTACTTTAGGACTTTCTCGATTATTAATTAGTGAAGATTTAAATATGATAAAAAAAATATTATTAGATACAATATATTTAGATCAAAGAATAATTAAAAATTCTAAAATTGTTATTATTTTAGATGAAATTAATAATATTTCAATAAATCTTACAGTTTTTTTTTGGATTCGTGATTTTCTTTATGAAAAAGAAATATGTTCTGATTTAACAAATATTATTAAAAATAATTTAGAATTATATAAAAATTCTTGTGTATTATGGATTCATAATAATTAA
- the fbaA gene encoding class II fructose-bisphosphate aldolase yields the protein MSKILNYVKPGVVVSHDVQTIFKIAKENKFALPAINCIGTDSINIVLETAAKVKSPVIIQFSIGGASFIAGKKLQIQNSQLASIIGAVSGAHHVHKIAQYYGIPVILHTDHCAKKTLSWIDGLLDENEKYFLLNGKPLFSSHMIDLSKNSVKDNINICSKYLKRMSKMNITLEIELGCTGGEEDGLDNSNLEKKTLYTDPEDVNYAYEKLNSISSQFIIAASFGNVHGVYKSGNVKLLPKILKYSQDFISKKHNLTHNPINFVFHGGSGSSEKEIKESINYGVVKMNIDTDTQWASWQGILKFYKEHKKYLQKQLGNPEGLNKPNKKYYDPRSWIRASQISMGKRLERTFQELNAIDIL from the coding sequence ATGTCTAAAATTTTAAATTATGTAAAACCAGGTGTTGTTGTTAGTCATGATGTACAAACTATATTTAAAATAGCAAAAGAAAATAAATTCGCTTTACCTGCAATAAATTGCATAGGTACTGATTCTATCAATATAGTGTTAGAAACAGCAGCTAAAGTTAAATCACCAGTAATTATTCAATTTTCTATTGGTGGTGCTTCTTTTATTGCAGGTAAAAAATTACAAATTCAAAATTCTCAATTAGCATCTATTATAGGTGCCGTATCTGGTGCACATCATGTACATAAAATTGCTCAATATTATGGAATACCAGTAATATTACATACAGATCATTGTGCTAAAAAAACTTTATCTTGGATAGATGGTTTATTAGATGAGAATGAAAAATATTTTTTATTAAATGGTAAACCTTTATTTTCTTCTCATATGATTGATTTATCAAAAAATTCTGTAAAAGATAATATTAATATATGTAGTAAATATTTAAAAAGAATGTCTAAAATGAATATAACATTAGAAATAGAATTAGGTTGTACAGGAGGAGAAGAAGATGGTTTAGATAATAGTAATTTAGAAAAAAAAACATTATATACTGATCCTGAAGACGTTAATTATGCTTATGAAAAATTAAATTCCATTAGTTCTCAATTTATAATTGCAGCTTCATTTGGTAATGTTCATGGAGTATATAAATCGGGAAATGTAAAATTATTACCTAAAATTTTAAAATATTCACAAGATTTTATAAGTAAAAAACATAATTTAACTCATAATCCTATTAATTTTGTTTTTCATGGAGGTTCAGGATCTTCTGAAAAAGAAATTAAAGAATCTATAAATTATGGTGTAGTTAAAATGAATATTGATACAGATACTCAATGGGCAAGTTGGCAAGGAATATTAAAATTTTATAAAGAACATAAAAAATATTTACAAAAGCAATTAGGTAATCCAGAAGGTTTAAATAAACCAAATAAAAAATATTATGATCCAAGATCATGGATTAGAGCATCTCAGATATCTATGGGAAAAAGATTAGAAAGAACTTTTCAAGAATTAAATGCTATTGATATATTATAA
- a CDS encoding phosphoglycerate kinase — protein sequence MSILSILDIDIKNKILLIRSDLNVPIDPQGNIISDIRIRLSLPTIKYAISKGAKIIIASHLGRPIEGKYNNIFSLKNISQYLEKILNYKVKLQKDYLNKLNFKKNEIIMLENVRFNIGEKNNNEELSKKYASLCDIFVMDAFATSHRKHSSTYGVIKYANKSCAGLLLINELNNLNKIFKKPNHPIISIVGGSKISTKFNVLNKLAKLSDNIIVGGGIANTFLAINNNIGQSLYEPNALILAKKLKEKYNNIIIPIDCKVGTSFSKNTSVKTKKINNISFNEMIMDIGENTIKIIIDILHKAKTILWNGPVGVFELIKFSEGTKIIANTIADSDAFSIAGGGDTLAAIELFNLFNKISYISTGGGSFLNFVEGKKLPSVSMLKKYQNINSIHFDNLKN from the coding sequence ATGTCTATATTATCAATTTTAGATATTGATATTAAAAATAAAATATTATTAATTAGATCTGATCTTAATGTTCCTATTGATCCTCAAGGAAATATAATTTCTGATATTAGAATTCGTTTATCATTACCAACTATAAAATATGCTATAAGTAAAGGTGCTAAAATTATTATAGCTTCACATTTAGGTAGGCCTATTGAAGGAAAATATAATAATATATTCTCTTTAAAAAATATTAGTCAATATTTAGAAAAAATTTTAAATTATAAAGTTAAATTACAAAAAGATTATTTGAATAAATTAAATTTTAAAAAAAATGAAATAATAATGTTAGAAAATGTTCGTTTTAATATAGGTGAAAAAAATAATAATGAAGAACTATCTAAAAAATATGCTTCATTATGTGACATATTTGTAATGGATGCATTTGCAACATCACACCGAAAACATTCTTCTACTTATGGAGTAATAAAATATGCAAATAAATCTTGTGCAGGTTTATTATTAATAAATGAATTAAATAATTTAAATAAGATTTTTAAAAAACCTAATCATCCTATTATTTCTATTGTTGGAGGATCAAAAATCTCAACTAAATTTAATGTATTAAATAAATTAGCTAAATTATCAGATAACATTATTGTTGGAGGTGGCATAGCCAATACATTTTTAGCAATAAATAATAATATTGGTCAATCATTATATGAACCTAATGCTTTAATTTTAGCAAAAAAATTAAAGGAAAAATATAATAATATTATTATTCCTATAGATTGTAAAGTAGGAACATCATTTTCAAAAAATACATCAGTTAAAACAAAAAAAATTAATAATATATCATTTAATGAAATGATCATGGATATTGGTGAAAATACTATAAAAATTATAATAGATATTTTACATAAAGCAAAAACTATATTATGGAATGGACCTGTAGGAGTTTTTGAATTAATAAAGTTTAGTGAAGGAACAAAAATTATAGCAAATACTATTGCTGATAGTGATGCATTTTCTATTGCAGGAGGAGGAGATACATTAGCTGCAATAGAATTATTTAATTTATTTAATAAAATTTCATATATTTCAACAGGAGGAGGATCGTTTTTAAATTTTGTAGAAGGTAAAAAATTACCTTCAGTATCTATGTTAAAAAAATATCAGAATATTAATTCTATCCATTTTGATAATTTAAAAAATTAG